The Candidatus Polarisedimenticolaceae bacterium genome has a window encoding:
- a CDS encoding thrombospondin type 3 repeat-containing protein, which produces MTEFRGVRLPRRIRFLLGLGIAGVLSVLAARAQTVVWVDDGNCPGPGTGTEGDPYCKIQTAICQHRNDAGGVTVRVLPGMYNEAVRLFPNVDLVSTDGPSATTIDGNGQPCFTSACIPSTTALQCSTVYFPTDASGRLEGFRVIGGKGIRQTCSGTCDALIGGGITVFASSPTITRNEIIGNVLTRAAGTTTVYFYGGGIYVQGSGSSGAVASPVITRNLVEGNDANPPSGRNNAPSRGIGGGIYAGFLSSPTIRENTVTSNGAGDGSADQIGAGAGIAVYSGWNNTSANVQRNFVKGNDAADYGGGILLGESNPNGDAVTDPSRGAIENNVVVENISFDGGGFYTATTLATIRNNTVADNIAAVRGLFGGTGGGFHIDPPTTGTPQPTLVNNIVAYNAANAGANGGGLGGGLFVNTGANPTVRFQDLFGNTPTDVGGSKVDADYIGQNGTVSVLPSFLNRTAGSRDYRLLAASAVIDVGDAAQTPAADYDGAPRPQDAGYDGTNIVDMGAFEFSPDFDGDGNVDWQDADDDNDSELDPSDCAPRGKGVSKQPDPVDRTLRYEKQGNNGRWKWDRSKQGHTYNLYRGTMLRPWVYGETCIDNENPASQTNDNDANPAPGSGFYYLLSARNTCGESASGKDSAGQSRFSTPACGSANRDTDTDGVKDNQDNCPAATNAAQGDVDIDFVGDACDNCPSLLNPDQADPDLDARGSLCDNCPAIANADQLDGDSDGAGDLCDNCASSINPDQLDTDLDRLGDACDVDDDNDGLGDVADNCRVVANPDQVDLDLDGLGDPCDPDDDGDAVADGLDNCPRLSNAGQVDVDLDGRGDACDNCAFLANAGQEDGDLDGVGNVCDNCASAANADQADFDVDSIGNVCDTDDDNDGVSDATDCAPLNAALSGPPGPVGATAVDKNPGTTLSWAGVTSADRYDVLSGSLGALRSDGAVTSGTCASDDVASTTWTDPRPDPAAGDGVYYLLRAQNVCGAGGYGTSSSGAARTPTADCP; this is translated from the coding sequence ATGACGGAATTCAGGGGGGTGCGCCTTCCCCGGCGCATACGTTTCCTGCTTGGCCTCGGGATCGCAGGCGTCCTGTCCGTCCTCGCGGCGCGGGCACAAACCGTCGTCTGGGTGGACGACGGCAACTGCCCCGGCCCGGGGACCGGAACCGAGGGCGACCCGTACTGCAAGATCCAGACGGCGATCTGCCAACACCGCAACGACGCAGGAGGCGTCACCGTCCGCGTGTTGCCGGGCATGTACAACGAAGCGGTGCGCCTGTTCCCCAACGTCGATCTCGTCTCGACGGACGGGCCTTCGGCCACGACGATCGACGGCAACGGCCAGCCCTGCTTCACCTCCGCCTGCATCCCGAGCACCACCGCCCTGCAGTGTTCGACCGTGTACTTTCCGACCGACGCCAGCGGCCGCCTCGAGGGCTTCCGCGTCATCGGCGGCAAGGGGATCCGGCAGACCTGCAGCGGGACGTGCGACGCGCTCATCGGCGGCGGCATCACCGTCTTCGCCTCTTCTCCGACGATCACGCGCAACGAGATCATCGGCAACGTCCTGACCCGGGCGGCCGGAACGACCACCGTCTACTTCTACGGGGGCGGCATCTACGTGCAGGGTTCCGGGAGCAGCGGGGCCGTGGCCAGCCCCGTCATCACCCGGAATCTCGTCGAGGGGAACGACGCCAACCCTCCGTCGGGGAGGAACAACGCCCCCTCGCGCGGCATCGGCGGCGGGATCTACGCCGGGTTCCTGAGCTCCCCCACCATTCGGGAGAACACCGTCACGAGCAACGGCGCGGGCGACGGCTCGGCCGACCAGATCGGCGCCGGCGCGGGAATCGCCGTCTACAGCGGATGGAACAACACTTCCGCGAACGTGCAGCGGAACTTCGTGAAGGGGAACGACGCCGCGGACTACGGCGGGGGGATCCTCCTCGGCGAGTCGAATCCCAACGGCGACGCGGTCACCGATCCGTCCCGCGGCGCGATCGAGAACAACGTCGTGGTGGAGAACATCTCGTTCGACGGAGGCGGTTTCTACACGGCCACCACGTTGGCGACCATCCGGAACAACACCGTCGCGGACAACATCGCGGCGGTCCGCGGGTTGTTCGGAGGGACCGGCGGCGGGTTCCACATCGACCCCCCGACCACCGGGACGCCGCAGCCCACGCTGGTGAACAACATCGTCGCCTACAACGCGGCGAACGCCGGAGCGAACGGCGGCGGACTCGGCGGCGGGCTGTTCGTGAACACCGGAGCGAACCCCACCGTCCGTTTCCAGGACCTGTTCGGCAACACGCCCACCGACGTCGGAGGCTCGAAGGTCGACGCCGACTACATCGGGCAGAACGGGACCGTCAGCGTCCTCCCCTCGTTCCTGAATCGAACCGCCGGCTCGCGGGACTACCGACTGCTCGCCGCGAGCGCGGTGATCGACGTGGGCGACGCGGCCCAGACGCCTGCCGCGGACTACGACGGGGCCCCGCGGCCGCAGGACGCCGGATACGACGGCACCAACATCGTGGACATGGGTGCGTTCGAGTTCTCGCCCGACTTCGACGGCGACGGGAACGTCGACTGGCAGGACGCGGACGACGACAACGACTCCGAGCTCGATCCGAGCGATTGCGCCCCGCGAGGCAAAGGGGTCAGCAAGCAGCCCGACCCCGTCGACCGGACCCTGCGTTACGAAAAGCAGGGGAACAACGGCCGGTGGAAATGGGATCGCTCGAAGCAGGGACACACCTACAACCTCTACCGCGGCACGATGCTGCGCCCGTGGGTGTACGGCGAGACCTGCATCGACAACGAAAATCCCGCCTCCCAGACGAACGACAACGACGCGAACCCCGCCCCCGGGTCGGGCTTCTACTATCTGCTCAGCGCGCGCAACACCTGCGGCGAGTCGGCCAGCGGGAAGGACAGCGCGGGTCAGAGTCGGTTCTCGACACCCGCGTGCGGCTCGGCGAACCGCGACACCGACACCGACGGAGTGAAGGACAACCAGGACAACTGCCCGGCGGCCACGAACGCCGCGCAGGGCGACGTGGACATCGACTTCGTCGGCGACGCCTGCGACAACTGCCCCTCGCTGTTGAACCCCGACCAGGCCGACCCCGACCTCGACGCCCGCGGCAGCCTCTGCGACAACTGCCCCGCGATCGCCAACGCCGATCAGCTCGACGGCGACTCCGACGGCGCCGGCGACCTTTGCGACAATTGCGCCTCGTCGATCAACCCCGACCAGCTCGACACCGACCTGGACCGCCTGGGCGACGCGTGCGACGTCGACGACGACAACGACGGGCTCGGCGACGTCGCGGACAACTGCCGCGTCGTGGCGAATCCCGACCAGGTCGACCTCGACCTGGACGGTTTGGGCGACCCCTGCGATCCCGACGACGACGGCGACGCGGTGGCCGACGGGCTCGACAACTGTCCGCGGCTGTCGAACGCCGGCCAAGTGGACGTCGACCTCGACGGCCGTGGCGACGCCTGCGACAACTGCGCGTTCCTTGCCAACGCCGGACAGGAGGACGGAGACCTCGACGGCGTCGGGAACGTCTGCGACAACTGCGCCTCCGCGGCGAACGCCGACCAGGCGGATTTCGACGTCGACTCGATCGGGAACGTCTGCGACACGGACGACGACAACGACGGCGTGTCGGACGCCACCGACTGCGCGCCGTTGAACGCCGCCTTGTCCGGACCTCCGGGGCCCGTCGGTGCGACGGCGGTGGACAAGAACCCGGGGACGACGCTGTCGTGGGCCGGCGTGACGAGCGCCGATCGGTACGACGTGCTCAGCGGCAGCCTCGGCGCCCTTCGCTCGGACGGCGCGGTGACGTCGGGGACCTGTGCGTCCGACGACGTCGCGTCGACGACGTGGACGGATCCGCGCCCGGACCCTGCGGCCGGGGACGGGGTGTATTACCTCCTGCGCGCCCAGAACGTCTGCGGCGCGGGCGGGTACGGCACGTCGAGCTCCGGCGCCGCCCGAACGCCGACGGCGGATTGCCCCTGA
- the ribA gene encoding GTP cyclohydrolase II: MSGAAATLEALVERDRVHECEGYGPQKLCVRVTGVAELPTRFGTFRIVAFWNNRDGKEHVAIVRGDIVGAADVPTRLHSECLTGDALGSLRCDCRDQLEAALGRLGGEERGLLLYLRQEGRGIGLINKIRAYALQDRGMDTVEANLALGFRDDERDYAIAAHMIASLDVQSVALLTNNPSKIRQLEQYGIRVSRRVPHILPPNPHNRFYLETKASRSGHWIDFSGKPHLPEQSEPILVEGMPDESAGPTESG; the protein is encoded by the coding sequence ATGTCCGGAGCGGCCGCCACGCTCGAAGCGCTCGTCGAGCGGGATCGCGTCCACGAGTGCGAAGGGTACGGTCCGCAGAAACTGTGTGTTCGCGTGACCGGGGTCGCCGAACTCCCCACCCGGTTCGGCACGTTCCGGATCGTCGCGTTCTGGAACAACCGCGACGGCAAGGAGCACGTCGCGATCGTGCGGGGGGACATCGTCGGCGCGGCGGACGTGCCGACGCGGCTCCACTCCGAGTGCCTGACCGGCGATGCGCTCGGCTCCCTCCGGTGCGACTGCCGGGACCAGCTGGAGGCGGCCTTGGGGAGGCTCGGGGGCGAGGAACGGGGGCTGCTGCTCTACCTGCGTCAGGAGGGGCGCGGGATCGGGTTGATCAACAAGATCCGCGCGTACGCGCTTCAGGATCGCGGCATGGACACCGTCGAGGCGAACCTGGCGCTCGGCTTCCGTGACGACGAGCGGGACTACGCGATCGCGGCGCACATGATCGCCAGCCTCGACGTGCAGTCGGTCGCACTCCTCACGAACAACCCGTCGAAGATCCGGCAGTTGGAGCAGTACGGCATCCGGGTTTCGCGTCGCGTGCCCCACATCCTGCCGCCCAACCCGCACAATCGCTTCTACCTCGAAACCAAAGCGTCCCGGTCCGGGCACTGGATCGACTTCTCGGGAAAGCCCCATCTTCCGGAGCAAAGCGAACCGATTCTCGTGGAGGGAATGCCCGACGAATCGGCGGGTCCCACCGAGTCGGGTTGA
- a CDS encoding tetratricopeptide repeat protein produces the protein MKIRTLLLILLAMGAVHVMATLFVANRELLEREFHFGGGYDLKVGLTLLLFLVAGVLFATGAGLTREASKLMDGWKRRKEDRRSERIEEEYSKGLAAVLEGRDDEAMRRFRAALEWDSRHFNTLLKLGEVLRAQERFDEAIELHRKAHHLKEDDPRPLYALVEDYEAKDDLDRARAVLGRILALRKDSVSAWRKLRSLHMKERDWPRALEAHLRVEKYAIPGDARDAADRRFGVGIRYEIASSMLAAGKAKDSTGALRKLLKDEGHFVPAHVRLGEALLEQGAESEAVEAWHHGFEETGSPVFLTILEDHYLGTERPLQAIEALKRCVARARKDTVARFYLGKLYFRLEMLDDAMVVLSSLEGRASYAPTLHFLLGRIHERRKQWREASSEYRKVIKEMDLVQLEYRCRHCAHAASEWNDRCESCGEWNCVEVNFREEISPEDLGLSRAPVYTARV, from the coding sequence CTCCTCGCGATGGGCGCCGTCCACGTCATGGCCACGCTCTTCGTCGCCAATCGCGAGCTGCTCGAGCGCGAATTCCACTTCGGCGGCGGCTACGACCTCAAGGTCGGGCTGACCCTGCTGCTCTTCCTGGTCGCGGGCGTGCTCTTCGCGACGGGGGCCGGGCTCACGCGCGAGGCGTCCAAGCTGATGGACGGCTGGAAGCGCCGGAAGGAGGACCGTCGCTCCGAACGCATCGAGGAGGAGTACTCCAAGGGCCTCGCGGCGGTCCTCGAGGGGCGGGACGACGAGGCGATGCGGCGATTCCGTGCCGCGCTCGAGTGGGACAGCCGGCACTTCAACACGCTGCTCAAGCTCGGCGAGGTCCTGCGCGCCCAGGAGCGGTTCGACGAAGCGATCGAGCTCCACCGCAAGGCGCACCACCTCAAGGAGGACGACCCGCGCCCGCTGTACGCCCTGGTCGAGGATTACGAGGCCAAGGACGATCTCGATCGGGCGAGGGCCGTCCTGGGCCGCATCCTCGCCTTGCGCAAGGACTCGGTGTCCGCGTGGCGCAAGCTCCGCAGCCTGCACATGAAGGAGCGCGACTGGCCGCGGGCCCTCGAGGCGCATCTACGGGTCGAGAAATACGCGATCCCCGGCGACGCTCGCGATGCCGCCGATCGCCGCTTCGGGGTGGGCATCCGGTACGAGATCGCGTCCTCGATGCTCGCCGCGGGGAAAGCGAAAGACTCGACCGGCGCGCTCCGCAAGCTCCTCAAGGACGAGGGACACTTCGTGCCCGCGCACGTGCGGCTCGGTGAGGCGCTTCTCGAGCAGGGTGCCGAGTCGGAGGCCGTGGAAGCCTGGCATCACGGCTTCGAGGAGACCGGATCGCCGGTCTTTCTCACCATCCTGGAAGATCACTACCTCGGAACGGAACGTCCACTTCAGGCGATCGAAGCCCTGAAGCGTTGCGTGGCCCGGGCGCGAAAGGACACGGTCGCTCGGTTCTACCTCGGAAAGCTCTACTTCCGCCTCGAGATGCTCGACGACGCGATGGTGGTCCTCTCGAGCCTCGAGGGCCGCGCGAGCTACGCGCCGACGCTGCACTTCCTGCTGGGGAGGATCCACGAGCGCCGGAAGCAGTGGCGGGAGGCCTCGAGCGAGTACCGGAAGGTCATCAAGGAGATGGACCTGGTCCAGCTCGAGTACCGTTGCCGTCACTGCGCGCACGCCGCGTCCGAGTGGAACGACCGCTGCGAGTCGTGCGGCGAATGGAACTGCGTCGAGGTGAACTTCCGCGAGGAGATCTCGCCCGAAGACCTCGGCTTGTCCCGTGCCCCGGTGTACACCGCCCGCGTCTGA
- a CDS encoding fused MFS/spermidine synthase, producing the protein MYLLFFLSGATGLIYQVVWLRQLVLVFGSTLEATSAVLGVFMAGLAAGAWAGGRWMDRRPGASPLRVYGILEIGVAAAALSAAFLLPRVSIPAELGEPSRSAARLLAIAALLLPPTLLMGATLPVLSRRAVRDPLLVGGSVGRLYAVNTFGAVVGTFLAAFVALPSVGLRATSALTIGANVLLGTVAIVASRRTGEASTVVTPPRDPRPANVAQALPLLVFAASGFGAMVLEVAWTRALGLVFGSSVYAFALMLLAFLIGLASGGAGVSAWLRRRPDADGGALLALLLAASAAASFATAWGLQALPGIAASYLIRGSEAPIGWFALQLGLALLVMFPSTFALGGVFPAVLHRCAVAGDGVAGSVGRVYASNTAGTILGALAAGFVLVPRFGVWGVLLGVCALQGALALTAALGTAQARSSMRAVAVGLAVAVIGALAIARPGWDALLMNSGVYYNVDTGPGAPSWPEHLAKLRATSRIVFVEEGRTASVMVVDHLPSRGRYLAVNGKVDASSSADLETQLLMGHLPMLFRPGAKDVLVVGLASGISVGAVAAHPAETIRVVEVERAMVRAAREFARWNGDVLDDRRVEVVVDDARHFLRRDRGAYDVIVSQPSNPWMTVAANLFTREFFEIGRSRLRPGGVFGQWIQLYGLRPEDVASVVAAFRSSFPSVMLFSTMGGVDLVLLGSETPLRFDTASLDAAMSELRVRMSLGRVGIHRSDDLLPLFRVGDAEVDSLLGGAVTNSDDNGRVEFRAPKAMQLQTIDANAEWLCAAGSDPVRYLRPEPPADDADRRRLAIADRRFRRGETIWGIASARLALQGRFRSEATEMLRGQSVQTH; encoded by the coding sequence ATGTATCTCCTCTTCTTCCTGTCCGGCGCGACCGGGCTGATCTACCAGGTCGTCTGGCTTCGCCAACTGGTCCTGGTCTTCGGTTCCACCCTCGAAGCCACCAGCGCCGTGCTCGGCGTCTTCATGGCCGGTCTGGCTGCGGGCGCGTGGGCGGGCGGTCGCTGGATGGACCGTCGCCCGGGGGCGTCTCCCCTTCGGGTCTACGGGATCCTCGAGATCGGCGTCGCGGCGGCTGCGCTGTCGGCCGCATTCCTGCTGCCGCGGGTCTCGATTCCGGCGGAGTTGGGCGAGCCTTCCCGCTCCGCGGCGCGGCTGCTCGCGATCGCCGCCCTGCTCCTCCCCCCGACGCTGCTGATGGGCGCGACGCTCCCCGTCTTGTCGCGGCGGGCGGTGCGCGACCCGCTCCTCGTCGGCGGCTCGGTCGGGCGCCTGTACGCGGTGAACACGTTCGGAGCGGTGGTCGGGACGTTCCTGGCGGCGTTCGTGGCCCTCCCGTCCGTCGGGCTTCGCGCCACGAGCGCGCTCACCATCGGGGCGAACGTCCTGCTGGGCACGGTTGCGATCGTCGCTTCGCGACGGACGGGCGAGGCTTCGACCGTCGTCACCCCGCCGCGCGATCCCCGACCGGCCAACGTCGCGCAGGCGCTTCCGCTCCTGGTGTTCGCCGCGTCGGGATTCGGGGCGATGGTTCTCGAGGTCGCCTGGACGCGGGCGCTCGGCCTGGTCTTCGGCAGTTCCGTCTACGCGTTCGCGCTCATGCTGCTCGCCTTTCTCATCGGCCTCGCCTCGGGGGGGGCGGGGGTCTCCGCCTGGCTGCGCCGTCGTCCCGACGCCGACGGCGGCGCTTTGCTCGCGCTCCTTCTCGCCGCCTCGGCCGCGGCCTCGTTCGCAACGGCATGGGGACTCCAGGCCCTCCCGGGCATCGCCGCGTCCTACCTCATCCGGGGCTCGGAGGCCCCGATCGGCTGGTTCGCCCTCCAGTTGGGGCTGGCGCTGCTCGTGATGTTCCCGTCGACGTTCGCCCTTGGGGGCGTGTTCCCGGCCGTGCTCCACCGCTGTGCCGTGGCGGGGGACGGCGTGGCCGGCAGCGTCGGCCGCGTCTACGCGTCGAACACCGCCGGGACGATCCTCGGTGCGTTGGCGGCCGGCTTCGTCCTCGTCCCCCGGTTCGGCGTGTGGGGGGTCCTCCTCGGCGTCTGCGCGCTCCAGGGCGCCCTCGCGTTGACGGCGGCGCTCGGCACGGCGCAAGCCCGGTCGTCGATGCGAGCCGTCGCGGTCGGGCTCGCCGTCGCCGTGATCGGAGCGCTCGCGATCGCGCGACCGGGATGGGACGCCCTGCTCATGAACTCCGGCGTTTACTACAACGTCGACACGGGGCCTGGGGCGCCCAGCTGGCCCGAACACCTGGCCAAGCTGCGCGCGACGAGCCGGATCGTCTTCGTCGAGGAGGGGCGCACCGCGTCGGTGATGGTCGTGGATCACCTTCCGTCCCGCGGGCGTTATCTCGCGGTGAACGGCAAGGTGGACGCGTCGTCCAGTGCCGACCTCGAGACCCAGCTGCTGATGGGCCACCTGCCGATGTTGTTCCGTCCCGGCGCGAAGGACGTCCTCGTCGTGGGCCTCGCGAGCGGCATCTCCGTGGGAGCGGTCGCCGCGCACCCCGCGGAGACCATCCGGGTCGTCGAAGTCGAGCGCGCGATGGTGCGGGCCGCCCGGGAGTTCGCCCGCTGGAACGGGGACGTGCTCGACGACCGTCGCGTCGAGGTCGTCGTGGACGACGCCCGGCATTTCCTGCGCCGGGATCGCGGCGCTTACGACGTGATCGTGTCGCAGCCCTCGAATCCGTGGATGACCGTCGCCGCGAACCTCTTCACCCGCGAGTTCTTCGAGATCGGTCGGAGCCGACTGCGCCCCGGCGGCGTCTTCGGCCAGTGGATCCAGCTGTACGGCCTGCGACCGGAGGACGTGGCCTCGGTGGTCGCCGCATTCCGGTCGAGCTTCCCGAGCGTGATGTTGTTCAGCACGATGGGGGGCGTCGACCTTGTCCTCCTGGGTTCGGAGACGCCACTCCGCTTCGATACGGCCTCGCTGGATGCCGCAATGAGCGAGCTCCGGGTGCGCATGAGCCTCGGGCGCGTCGGGATCCACCGATCGGACGACCTGCTCCCGCTCTTCCGGGTCGGGGACGCCGAAGTCGACTCCCTGCTGGGGGGAGCCGTCACCAACAGTGACGACAACGGTCGCGTCGAGTTCCGCGCGCCCAAGGCGATGCAACTCCAGACGATCGACGCCAACGCCGAGTGGCTGTGCGCGGCCGGAAGCGACCCCGTCCGTTACCTCCGGCCGGAGCCCCCCGCCGACGACGCGGACCGCCGACGGCTCGCCATCGCCGACCGTCGGTTTCGGCGAGGCGAGACGATCTGGGGGATCGCGAGCGCCCGGCTGGCCCTCCAGGGTCGGTTTCGCTCGGAGGCCACAGAAATGCTGCGAGGCCAATCCGTCCAAACTCACTGA
- a CDS encoding thrombospondin type 3 repeat-containing protein, which produces MTLRATGLGSQATPDARVQYVRWEVDRLVGAISEPAIEHPFVTSSPCIVAASPVTDGDVRRCSGGSGLTLTAGTPRTLTLQVQIGRLDGIAAQRPDLPDGGDYDGDGVPNGSDNCKLLSNPPVAGDDGVLAQPKDCYILDVNGERTLPDQDGDKLADSSDNCLWFPNGSDQTDANLNGIGDACERTLPASLPTGGFAIRCPGEFTVAESGLSLFIVDFTQALTCDLVGGTCNLALPAVGQSTAITIRRADQDASDAVDCTRIDLP; this is translated from the coding sequence GTGACGCTTCGCGCGACCGGCCTCGGGAGTCAGGCGACTCCGGACGCTCGCGTCCAGTACGTCCGCTGGGAGGTGGACCGCTTGGTCGGCGCCATCTCGGAGCCCGCCATCGAGCACCCGTTCGTGACCTCCTCCCCCTGCATCGTCGCGGCCTCCCCGGTGACGGACGGCGACGTCCGCCGTTGCAGCGGCGGAAGCGGCTTGACTCTGACGGCGGGCACCCCCCGCACCCTCACGCTTCAGGTGCAGATCGGTCGGCTTGACGGGATCGCGGCGCAGCGTCCGGACCTTCCGGACGGCGGCGACTACGACGGCGACGGCGTCCCGAACGGATCGGACAACTGCAAGCTCCTTTCGAATCCGCCCGTGGCCGGCGACGACGGCGTCCTCGCGCAGCCCAAGGACTGCTACATCCTCGACGTCAACGGGGAGCGGACCCTGCCGGACCAGGACGGCGACAAGCTCGCGGACAGCTCGGACAACTGTCTCTGGTTCCCGAACGGCAGCGACCAGACGGACGCGAATCTCAACGGGATCGGCGATGCCTGCGAGCGAACGCTCCCGGCGTCGTTGCCCACCGGCGGCTTCGCCATCCGCTGCCCGGGAGAGTTCACCGTCGCCGAGAGCGGGCTTTCGCTGTTCATCGTGGACTTCACCCAGGCGCTGACGTGCGACTTGGTGGGGGGCACGTGCAACTTGGCGCTTCCCGCCGTCGGTCAGTCGACCGCGATCACGATTCGTCGCGCCGATCAGGATGCGTCGGACGCGGTGGACTGCACGCGCATCGACCTGCCCTAG
- a CDS encoding peptidylprolyl isomerase → MIAGVRTGAASLLAAAAFAAAPGAEPPPAVAPVVAVLELRDNFFYAGDPFEVRLNITNRGDVEVDNPVRSRLLEGLKVRPVGGEEIKPTGKPKASEPSRPAKLGAKGFYGTVFDLTEMYPELKKPGRYELRWSASGVDSNEIRVSIIPRYDPTRVYRARFETDEGNFVVEFLGKSAPLASKAFVDLAHSGFYDGQVFHEARPDLMIAGGDPTGTGAGGAPFAYPQETPSIPVVAGSVLMKPSGFAPPSNSSQFFILLQAEPSMTGQLTVVGQVVEGLEIVRKISRVPTTQQATRPYFKPLQDVRIRKVSVEMQPSVTGP, encoded by the coding sequence ATGATCGCAGGAGTTCGAACCGGTGCCGCCTCCCTGCTCGCGGCCGCTGCATTCGCCGCGGCGCCGGGGGCGGAGCCCCCGCCCGCCGTCGCTCCGGTCGTGGCCGTGCTCGAGCTGCGGGACAATTTCTTCTATGCCGGGGACCCCTTCGAGGTTCGCCTCAACATCACCAATCGGGGAGACGTGGAGGTCGACAACCCCGTGCGGTCGCGGCTTCTCGAAGGCTTGAAAGTGCGGCCGGTCGGGGGCGAGGAGATCAAGCCGACCGGCAAGCCCAAGGCCTCCGAGCCCTCTCGGCCCGCGAAGCTCGGAGCTAAGGGATTCTACGGAACGGTGTTCGATCTGACCGAGATGTACCCGGAGCTCAAGAAGCCGGGGAGATACGAGCTCCGCTGGTCGGCGTCGGGGGTCGACTCGAACGAGATCCGGGTGTCGATCATCCCCCGCTACGACCCGACCCGGGTCTACCGCGCACGGTTCGAGACCGACGAAGGGAACTTCGTCGTGGAATTCCTGGGGAAGTCGGCGCCGCTGGCCTCCAAGGCGTTCGTGGACCTCGCCCACAGCGGCTTCTACGACGGACAGGTCTTCCATGAGGCGCGCCCGGACCTGATGATCGCCGGCGGCGATCCCACCGGAACCGGGGCGGGAGGTGCGCCGTTCGCGTATCCTCAGGAAACCCCGTCGATTCCCGTCGTCGCCGGTTCCGTCCTGATGAAGCCGTCCGGGTTCGCACCCCCCTCGAACAGCTCGCAGTTCTTCATCCTCCTGCAGGCCGAGCCGTCGATGACCGGTCAGTTGACCGTCGTCGGCCAGGTTGTCGAGGGACTCGAGATCGTCCGGAAGATCTCGCGGGTCCCGACGACCCAGCAGGCCACCCGCCCCTACTTCAAGCCGTTGCAGGACGTCCGGATTCGAAAGGTCTCGGTCGAGATGCAACCTTCGGTCACCGGACCGTGA
- a CDS encoding response regulator, with translation MREKSVFTTFEAAKLCHVSPLSIINWVNAGRLPAFRTPGGHRRIRREDLVRFMRENGIPIPEELRDGSGRARVLVVDDEPGIREVIAEHLSSRANAYEVMTAADGFEAGRLVATFRPDAVILDLRMPGLDGFQVCRTIKADPETASTIVLAMTGYYTPETESRILECGAQRCIAKPVEPSTLASILDGLFEHGTGRRRRRPARA, from the coding sequence ATGAGAGAAAAGTCGGTATTCACGACGTTCGAAGCCGCGAAGCTCTGTCACGTGTCCCCGCTGTCGATCATCAACTGGGTCAATGCGGGACGTCTCCCGGCTTTCCGGACTCCCGGCGGCCACCGCCGCATCCGTCGTGAAGATCTCGTGCGTTTCATGCGCGAGAACGGCATTCCCATTCCCGAAGAGCTGCGAGACGGTTCGGGACGCGCCCGCGTGCTCGTGGTCGACGATGAGCCCGGCATTCGCGAGGTGATCGCCGAGCATCTCTCGTCCCGGGCGAACGCTTACGAGGTGATGACCGCGGCCGATGGGTTCGAGGCGGGGCGTCTGGTCGCCACCTTCCGGCCCGATGCCGTGATCCTCGACCTCCGGATGCCAGGACTCGACGGGTTCCAGGTCTGTCGGACGATCAAGGCGGACCCGGAAACGGCCTCGACGATCGTGCTCGCGATGACCGGTTACTACACTCCGGAGACCGAGTCGCGCATCCTCGAATGCGGCGCGCAACGTTGCATCGCCAAACCGGTGGAGCCCTCGACGCTTGCCTCGATCCTCGACGGGTTGTTCGAACACGGCACCGGGCGCCGTCGCCGGCGTCCCGCCAGGGCGTGA